Proteins found in one Pontibacter sp. SGAir0037 genomic segment:
- a CDS encoding PhoH family protein gives MSDTVTTPKEPSKTERKSKTNSAVKSSKSTSSKSTKKKAGETAVKKIYVLDTSVILYDHSAVSNFQDNDVAIPITVLEELDNFKKGNDIKNFEAREFIRFIDKLSSEHRLQDWLPLNGKNKGHFKVLMKEEAGLFNATQIFGDKNDHRILNAALHLQMKEPEAKVVLVTKDINLRLKARALNLPAEDYETGKISDVSDLYTGNDTLEDVSSSVVNQLYEKGQCDSSDVLETPPADNHFFILKSFKNSVLAYYNQAENQLERVDKLTAFGIKPRNAEQAFALHALLNPKIKLVSIQGVAGTGKTLLALASAIEQRREYKQIYLARPVVPLSNKDIGYLPGDIKSKLNPYMEPLWDNLKYIQNQFAETSKEYQKIRDMVDMEKLMITPLAYIRGRSLSNIIFIVDEAQNLTPHEVKTIISRAGENTKIVFTGDIYQIDTPYLDSQSNGLSYLIDRAKNHPLYAHITLQKGERSELANLANELL, from the coding sequence ATGTCCGACACCGTAACTACTCCAAAGGAACCCTCTAAAACTGAGAGAAAGTCTAAAACCAATAGTGCCGTTAAATCCTCAAAATCCACCAGTTCAAAATCCACTAAAAAGAAAGCAGGCGAAACTGCAGTTAAAAAAATTTATGTGCTCGATACCTCTGTTATTCTTTACGACCACAGTGCTGTGTCTAATTTTCAGGATAACGATGTAGCCATACCTATTACGGTACTCGAAGAACTGGATAACTTTAAAAAAGGCAACGATATTAAGAACTTCGAAGCGAGAGAGTTCATCCGTTTTATAGATAAGCTGTCGTCGGAGCACCGGCTGCAGGACTGGTTGCCGCTAAATGGCAAAAATAAAGGGCATTTTAAGGTGCTCATGAAAGAAGAGGCGGGCCTGTTTAACGCTACGCAGATCTTTGGCGATAAAAACGATCACCGCATCCTGAATGCAGCTCTGCATCTGCAAATGAAAGAGCCAGAGGCAAAGGTGGTACTCGTAACAAAAGATATAAATCTCCGTCTGAAGGCAAGAGCCCTGAATCTGCCGGCAGAAGATTATGAGACTGGTAAGATATCGGATGTGTCGGATCTGTATACCGGAAACGATACCTTAGAAGATGTTTCATCCAGTGTGGTGAACCAACTCTATGAAAAGGGCCAGTGCGATAGTTCGGATGTGCTGGAAACGCCGCCTGCCGACAATCATTTTTTTATACTGAAAAGCTTTAAAAACTCTGTACTGGCTTACTACAACCAGGCCGAGAACCAACTGGAACGGGTAGATAAGCTAACGGCTTTTGGCATTAAACCACGTAACGCCGAGCAGGCATTTGCCCTGCATGCACTTCTTAACCCGAAAATAAAACTGGTATCTATACAAGGCGTGGCCGGTACGGGTAAAACACTGCTGGCACTGGCCAGTGCCATAGAGCAGCGACGGGAATATAAGCAGATTTACCTGGCGCGCCCCGTGGTGCCGCTCAGCAACAAAGACATTGGTTACCTGCCCGGCGATATCAAATCGAAGCTGAACCCTTACATGGAGCCGCTCTGGGATAACCTGAAGTATATACAGAACCAGTTTGCCGAAACCAGCAAAGAATACCAGAAAATACGCGACATGGTGGATATGGAGAAGCTGATGATTACGCCTTTGGCTTACATTCGGGGCAGAAGCTTATCCAACATCATTTTTATAGTGGATGAGGCACAAAACCTGACTCCGCACGAGGTGAAAACAATTATTTCGAGGGCTGGCGAAAATACAAAGATTGTGTTTACTGGCGACATCTACCAGATCGATACACCGTACCTCGATTCCCAGAGCAATGGCTTGTCATACCTGATAGACCGGGCAAAAAATCACCCGCTTTACGCACATATTACCCTTCAGAAAGGAGAACGCTCTGAGCTAGCCAACCTGGCAAACGAGTTATTATAA
- a CDS encoding SRPBCC family protein — translation MKLLLKLFLLLLLLAAALSAYAYYFLPRQTEVRQAIFIEATPEQVYRYIHNPTQWELWTPWNKANDPSLIHMYGGPWSGAGATHRWSGDKFGNSFILFVESNSPVSLRYEQTIEGTPYKTSGAFQLEKAGDSTQVVWLQTTPLANNPLALVQGAWRKKRIEEEMAAGLNGLKALVVKNSTKRASR, via the coding sequence ATGAAGCTGCTGCTCAAATTGTTTTTGTTGCTGCTTTTGCTTGCTGCAGCGCTCAGTGCTTACGCCTATTATTTTTTACCCAGGCAAACCGAGGTAAGGCAGGCAATTTTTATCGAGGCTACGCCCGAGCAGGTATACCGCTATATACATAATCCTACTCAATGGGAACTATGGACTCCCTGGAACAAAGCCAACGATCCTTCGCTGATCCACATGTATGGCGGCCCCTGGTCCGGAGCAGGAGCCACGCACCGCTGGAGCGGTGATAAATTCGGCAACAGCTTTATTCTTTTTGTAGAAAGCAACAGCCCCGTATCTCTTCGCTACGAGCAAACCATAGAAGGTACTCCCTACAAGACTTCAGGTGCTTTTCAGCTCGAAAAAGCAGGAGACAGTACACAGGTTGTCTGGCTTCAGACTACTCCGCTGGCTAATAACCCGCTTGCTTTAGTGCAAGGCGCCTGGAGAAAAAAGAGGATCGAAGAAGAAATGGCAGCAGGTTTAAACGGGCTTAAAGCGCTGGTTGTTAAGAACAGCACTAAAAGAGCTTCCAGATAA
- a CDS encoding YkvA family protein, with protein MLQELINKGLRYSQNAAFKKYVGRAGGVIAKPLKLAMLLSTAYNKMVDIDSTKTGFQQVKDIMQTFIRLVKAYANGSYRNVSNKSLLIGVAVLLYLVTPLDIIPDFIPVVGLIDDISIMAWFIDAFQKEISAFQEWELNQAIEPTMGTL; from the coding sequence ATGCTACAGGAATTAATAAATAAAGGACTTAGATACTCTCAGAATGCTGCCTTTAAAAAGTATGTAGGCAGGGCAGGAGGCGTAATTGCCAAACCACTGAAACTGGCCATGTTGCTTTCTACTGCTTATAATAAAATGGTGGATATCGATAGCACCAAAACCGGTTTTCAGCAGGTAAAAGATATTATGCAGACTTTTATACGACTGGTGAAAGCCTATGCCAATGGCTCTTACCGGAACGTATCCAACAAATCGCTGCTGATTGGCGTGGCCGTTCTGCTATACCTGGTTACACCGCTGGACATAATCCCGGACTTTATTCCGGTGGTAGGTCTGATTGATGATATCAGTATAATGGCTTGGTTTATAGATGCTTTTCAGAAGGAAATTTCTGCTTTCCAGGAGTGGGAGCTGAACCAGGCTATAGAGCCAACAATGGGTACTCTATAA
- a CDS encoding S46 family peptidase translates to MISKRIIAFVFAACLCLGFASARPDEGMWLPMLLKQLNESDMQKKGMKLTAEDIYSINQSSLKDAIVSFGGFCTGEMISPEGLLLTNHHCGYGQVQAHSTVENDYLTNGFWAMNREQELANPGLTATFIVRMEDVTQQILQGIPANAQEAEREAMIKRNITKVSREATAGTHYQAVIKPFFYGNEYYMYITETFRDVRLVGAPPSSIGKFGGDTDNWMWPRHTGDFSLFRVYAGPDNKPADYSPDNQPYKPKHHLPISMRGVNEGDFTLVFGFPGRTNEYLTSHAVKEIYEVSNPAKIKIRETKLNILDKEMKAADAVRIQYAAKYASIANYWKKWIGENRGIRKADAIAKKQELEKQFVQWANADASHQQTYGSLMSQFEESYKSLDGITISRDYILEAAQGVELVKYATGFSQLQDMLDAKAAQAEVNAQVQRLERGVAGFYKNYYAPADKKVFVALMSMYYNAIDPKMHPEAFKMVQQQYKGDFEKYADHIYSKSLFTSEAGVRKALEDIKAGKGQNVLKNDAGFQLAKSIDSYYRASILPTYTQVEDKLNLLYRTYVAGLREMQQDRKFYPDANSTLRVAYGIVEPYEPLDGVKYKYFTTLEGIMEKVAMGGVEDYVIPDKLKQLYEQKDYGQYGVNGEMPVAFIASNHTTGGNSGSPVINANGQLLGANFDRNWEGTMSDIVYNPNQVRNIAVDIRYVLFIIDKFAGAGHLVNEMTLVTDDTSGLPQVDARRANSIEAVPAKSKKKKSRKAEAVN, encoded by the coding sequence ATGATTAGTAAACGTATTATTGCCTTTGTTTTTGCAGCCTGCCTATGCCTGGGCTTTGCCTCGGCGCGCCCTGATGAGGGCATGTGGCTGCCAATGCTTTTAAAGCAGCTGAATGAATCTGACATGCAGAAAAAGGGGATGAAGCTCACTGCAGAAGATATTTACAGCATTAACCAGTCCAGCCTGAAAGATGCCATTGTTTCGTTTGGTGGCTTTTGCACCGGCGAAATGATTTCACCGGAAGGACTTCTGCTGACCAACCACCACTGCGGCTATGGACAGGTGCAGGCGCATAGCACTGTCGAAAACGACTACCTGACCAACGGTTTCTGGGCGATGAACAGAGAGCAGGAGCTGGCAAACCCTGGTCTTACCGCAACTTTTATAGTACGTATGGAAGACGTGACGCAGCAGATACTGCAAGGCATACCAGCCAATGCCCAGGAAGCTGAGCGTGAAGCCATGATTAAGCGTAACATTACCAAAGTTAGCCGAGAGGCCACAGCCGGAACCCATTACCAGGCAGTAATTAAGCCCTTTTTCTATGGCAACGAATACTATATGTATATAACAGAAACGTTCAGAGATGTACGTTTAGTAGGTGCCCCGCCTTCCTCTATAGGTAAGTTTGGGGGCGATACCGATAACTGGATGTGGCCGCGCCATACTGGCGACTTTTCTCTTTTCAGGGTGTATGCCGGACCGGATAACAAGCCAGCCGATTACTCACCTGATAACCAGCCTTACAAACCAAAGCACCATCTGCCAATCTCTATGCGCGGTGTGAACGAAGGTGATTTTACTTTGGTGTTTGGTTTTCCGGGCCGTACCAACGAATACCTTACTTCCCATGCTGTGAAAGAGATTTATGAAGTTTCGAATCCGGCCAAGATTAAAATCAGAGAAACAAAACTCAACATACTGGATAAAGAAATGAAAGCTGCTGATGCGGTACGTATTCAGTATGCAGCCAAGTATGCCAGTATTGCCAACTACTGGAAAAAATGGATTGGCGAGAACCGCGGCATCCGTAAAGCCGATGCCATTGCAAAAAAGCAGGAACTGGAAAAACAATTTGTACAATGGGCGAATGCCGATGCCAGTCACCAGCAAACCTATGGCAGCTTAATGAGCCAGTTTGAGGAGAGCTATAAATCGCTTGATGGCATTACTATTTCCAGAGATTATATACTGGAAGCTGCCCAGGGAGTAGAGCTGGTAAAGTATGCAACTGGCTTTAGCCAGCTGCAGGACATGCTGGATGCGAAAGCAGCTCAGGCAGAGGTGAATGCACAGGTACAGCGTTTGGAGAGAGGTGTAGCTGGTTTTTACAAGAATTATTATGCTCCTGCAGACAAAAAAGTGTTTGTAGCCCTGATGAGCATGTACTACAATGCCATTGATCCGAAAATGCATCCGGAGGCTTTTAAAATGGTGCAGCAACAGTACAAAGGCGACTTTGAAAAGTATGCAGATCATATCTATAGCAAGTCGTTGTTTACTTCGGAGGCTGGTGTTAGAAAAGCTTTAGAAGATATAAAGGCTGGCAAAGGGCAAAACGTGCTGAAAAATGATGCTGGTTTCCAGTTGGCTAAAAGTATAGATTCCTACTACAGAGCGAGTATCCTGCCTACTTACACTCAGGTGGAGGACAAACTGAACCTGCTGTACAGAACCTATGTAGCAGGACTGCGTGAGATGCAACAGGACAGAAAGTTTTATCCTGACGCCAATTCTACCCTGCGTGTAGCGTATGGCATTGTAGAGCCTTACGAACCTTTGGACGGGGTGAAATATAAATATTTCACCACACTGGAAGGTATCATGGAAAAAGTAGCCATGGGAGGCGTGGAAGACTATGTGATTCCTGATAAGCTGAAACAACTATATGAGCAGAAGGATTATGGGCAGTATGGTGTGAATGGCGAGATGCCGGTGGCGTTTATTGCCTCTAACCATACTACAGGCGGTAACTCCGGTAGCCCGGTTATTAACGCTAATGGGCAGCTGCTGGGAGCGAACTTCGACAGAAACTGGGAAGGCACCATGAGCGATATTGTATACAACCCGAACCAGGTGCGCAATATTGCCGTGGATATACGTTACGTGTTGTTTATCATTGATAAATTTGCCGGAGCAGGTCATCTGGTAAACGAAATGACTCTGGTAACAGACGATACATCTGGTTTGCCGCAGGTAGATGCCCGAAGGGCAAACTCCATTGAAGCGGTGCCGGCAAAAAGCAAAAAGAAAAAATCCAGAAAAGCAGAAGCTGTTAACTAG
- a CDS encoding bifunctional 2-polyprenyl-6-hydroxyphenol methylase/3-demethylubiquinol 3-O-methyltransferase UbiG, with amino-acid sequence MINEKEQPEFWEKSFIEKQEMWGFEPSDSAKLTKDFFVDKGVKNILIPGFGYGRSAQIFRDNGINVTGIEISQTAIEMARKHYGTGMTIFHGSVTDMPFDNAQYDGIFCYALIHLLDSTERQKLIRDCYNQLKEGGYMVFTAISKEAHTYGKGRLVSKDSYEIFEGVRMYFYDEESIHAEFDEAGLFEITAINENFPFFLVKCRKGGNP; translated from the coding sequence ATGATAAATGAAAAGGAGCAACCCGAATTTTGGGAGAAAAGCTTTATCGAAAAACAAGAAATGTGGGGCTTCGAACCTTCCGACTCTGCTAAGCTGACAAAGGATTTTTTTGTAGATAAGGGCGTTAAAAATATTCTCATTCCTGGTTTTGGGTATGGTCGGAGCGCGCAAATTTTCAGAGATAATGGAATAAATGTAACCGGAATTGAGATATCTCAAACGGCCATTGAAATGGCAAGGAAGCACTACGGTACAGGCATGACTATTTTTCATGGTTCTGTTACGGATATGCCATTTGATAATGCTCAATACGATGGAATATTTTGCTATGCTTTAATTCATTTGTTGGATAGCACCGAAAGGCAGAAACTAATTCGTGACTGCTATAATCAACTGAAAGAAGGTGGGTACATGGTTTTTACGGCGATTTCAAAAGAGGCGCACACCTATGGCAAGGGCAGGTTGGTGAGCAAAGATAGCTATGAAATATTCGAAGGTGTCCGGATGTATTTTTATGATGAAGAATCAATTCATGCAGAGTTTGATGAAGCCGGATTATTTGAAATTACAGCAATTAACGAGAATTTCCCTTTCTTTTTAGTTAAATGCAGAAAAGGCGGTAACCCATAA
- a CDS encoding GntR family transcriptional regulator, translating to MKPKFISISESIIEKIKSGELQPGDKIPSENELIKNFQVSNTTARKSLLEIESRGWAQRIKGKGTFVLNRTEDHHILRTLGSIDSTRRGFNESLRAEGFHPKNIVLEKTILQHGVSSEISGKHYIMEGPVLKIHQLRYADDVIIKDEVRYVSLRLCPKINMMPTDISYFKVYEEKYHFKITGIKQTLSAAILKPGAADNNFETTEQIPVFLLDGVVLSHPEVVLEIEKSYYRGDKYKFAVVANPEYNDTSGK from the coding sequence ATGAAGCCAAAGTTCATTTCTATTAGTGAATCAATTATCGAAAAGATAAAATCTGGAGAACTGCAGCCTGGAGACAAAATTCCTTCTGAGAATGAGCTAATCAAAAATTTTCAGGTAAGTAATACCACCGCCCGAAAGAGTTTGCTGGAGATAGAATCCAGGGGCTGGGCGCAACGGATTAAAGGAAAAGGTACTTTTGTGCTTAATCGTACCGAAGACCATCATATATTACGTACACTGGGTTCTATAGACTCAACCAGGAGAGGGTTTAATGAGAGTTTACGGGCAGAAGGTTTCCATCCTAAAAATATAGTATTAGAAAAGACAATCCTGCAGCACGGTGTGTCTTCAGAAATAAGTGGCAAACATTACATAATGGAAGGGCCTGTTCTTAAGATTCATCAGCTCCGCTATGCAGATGATGTTATCATCAAAGATGAAGTCCGATATGTTTCTTTAAGGCTATGTCCTAAAATTAACATGATGCCTACTGATATCTCCTATTTCAAAGTGTATGAAGAAAAGTACCACTTTAAAATAACTGGTATTAAACAGACACTAAGCGCAGCTATATTAAAGCCAGGGGCAGCTGACAATAATTTTGAAACAACTGAACAGATTCCAGTTTTTTTATTGGATGGTGTTGTGCTGAGTCACCCGGAAGTGGTGTTGGAGATTGAGAAATCGTATTACCGGGGCGATAAGTATAAGTTTGCTGTAGTAGCTAATCCCGAGTATAACGATACTTCAGGTAAGTAG
- a CDS encoding MFS transporter: MSAKIRWFILILVFIATGLNFLDRQVLSMTIIKIQDEFNIDDVQYGMVNTSFLISYALMFTIGGRLIDKIGGKAGLALSVGVWSIANSLHGIMTSFHQLVAFRFLLGVGEGGCFPGAAKTVYEWFGKKERALANGIAIGGSAVGAVLAPPVTIWISNSLGWRWSFALPGLIGLVWVAVWMLLPWRKKKNKPGKEVSVAVAEDVPSIPFIKLLKNKDAFIFVLIRFLLDPVFYFLMFWVPKYLNEERGVSFERIGELFWIPFLALGLSNIAGGWFSDKLISKNMSVNKARKMAMGMAAAITMVAPFIAWVSSVEVAIFLMAVMMLAHGIWITNYITAISDVFGKYATSTVVGLSGTAGAVSGLIINPFMGMIIQNHSYAPLWVVSGIMYPLAFVLLIVFIPKLKPMELPIPSKVKSYS, from the coding sequence ATGTCTGCAAAAATACGTTGGTTCATCCTGATACTTGTTTTTATAGCTACTGGTCTGAATTTTCTGGACAGGCAGGTTTTGTCTATGACCATTATAAAAATTCAGGATGAATTTAACATTGATGATGTGCAGTACGGCATGGTGAACACAAGCTTTTTGATCAGTTATGCTTTGATGTTTACTATAGGGGGAAGATTGATTGATAAAATAGGAGGTAAGGCTGGTTTGGCTTTATCTGTTGGTGTCTGGTCGATAGCAAACAGCTTGCACGGTATCATGACTAGCTTTCATCAACTGGTTGCCTTCAGATTTTTACTGGGTGTAGGAGAAGGTGGGTGTTTTCCTGGAGCGGCTAAAACAGTATATGAGTGGTTTGGTAAGAAGGAGCGTGCGTTGGCAAATGGTATAGCTATAGGAGGCTCTGCTGTTGGTGCTGTACTTGCGCCGCCTGTTACCATTTGGATTTCCAATAGCTTAGGCTGGCGCTGGAGTTTTGCACTGCCAGGTCTTATTGGCTTGGTGTGGGTTGCGGTTTGGATGCTGCTGCCGTGGCGTAAAAAGAAGAACAAACCAGGAAAAGAAGTAAGTGTAGCGGTAGCTGAAGATGTGCCTTCCATACCTTTTATAAAGCTTTTAAAAAATAAGGACGCCTTTATTTTTGTGTTAATCCGTTTTTTACTGGATCCTGTTTTCTATTTCCTGATGTTTTGGGTGCCTAAGTACCTGAACGAAGAAAGAGGCGTGTCTTTTGAAAGGATAGGTGAGCTGTTCTGGATTCCTTTTCTGGCGCTTGGCCTGTCAAATATCGCTGGTGGCTGGTTCTCCGACAAACTTATATCCAAGAATATGTCTGTAAACAAAGCACGCAAAATGGCTATGGGTATGGCAGCTGCCATAACAATGGTTGCACCCTTTATCGCCTGGGTTTCTTCTGTTGAAGTGGCTATTTTTTTAATGGCTGTTATGATGCTGGCTCATGGTATCTGGATTACCAATTATATTACAGCTATCTCGGATGTTTTTGGTAAATACGCTACTTCTACCGTGGTAGGTTTATCTGGTACAGCTGGCGCAGTATCTGGTTTAATCATTAATCCTTTTATGGGTATGATTATTCAAAACCATTCTTATGCCCCGCTTTGGGTAGTTTCGGGCATTATGTATCCTCTGGCATTTGTGTTGCTCATCGTTTTTATTCCGAAGCTAAAGCCAATGGAATTACCAATCCCTTCAAAAGTGAAAAGCTACAGTTGA
- a CDS encoding TonB-dependent receptor yields MLSLILCINTIAAAQTVEVINVSGTITGAEDGSPLIGANVVEKGTSNGATTDVQGKFKLSVPANATLVVTYLGYQVKEVSVNNQTSINVSLVADEKQLKEVVVIGYGTADRADVTGSIQEVRMPDLAKAPVKSFDEALAGRVAGVTVSSNDGQPGSNNNIVIRGVGSITGSTAPLYVIDGFPMEDSYANTLNPSDIESITILKDASATAIYGARGANGVVIITTKRGTKGAPVVTYNAYYGFSENPKPLALMNAYDFVKYQSELNPDYTERVYFKDGKTLEDYRNVESIDLQDQMYQRSPIQNHEISVRGGTENTSYSVSGNVIDQQGIAINSGFKRYQGRITLDQNLNKKIKVGADLTYSSEKTYGAVMTQSSSNSFTYANLSLLYSVWGFRPVAGVGELLVDELFDPSMPETDFRVNPILSAQNELRETKVNNFRANSYLDYAITPNLTLRVAGGVTNIVVERQGFFNSLTTAGNSRRDQKQNGFVYYRPVSNWNNTNTLTYKKTFNKAHSLNLVAGTAIQKQSDGEYGFSAIQVLNEGTGVDGLDEAASNFGTSGSSRWSLASLLGRANYSYKSKYVFTASARYDGSSKFAPGNRWGFFPSAAIAWRMSEEGFIKNLGFISDAKLRISYGTTGNNRISDFAYLSTLSIPRFGGYSFNNAEPTRGALLENFGNPNLKWETTIQSNIGYDLSMFNDRVSIAADVYRKTTDDVLLNANLPYSTGLTTISDVATAFKNIGKIQNQGLELTLNTVNIHKNDFEWTTNFNISFNQNKVLELNEGQTALLQNVSFDTDFRNTSPYIAQLGQPIGQIYGLIWDGVYQYDDFDMLLGQYVLKDNVPTNGQPRANIQPGDIKYRDINGDLVVNEMDFTVIGRGIPIHTGGFSNNFAYKGFDLNVFFQWSYGNDLINANRLFFEGNAKRVVALNQYAAYADRWSPENPSNTQFRTAGKKDTYYTSREVEDGSFLRLKTVSLGYNFNQALLNRIKMKSLRVYVSAQNLHTWSNYSGSNPDVSTRHSALTPGFDFASYPLARTMTFGLTTTF; encoded by the coding sequence ATGCTAAGTTTGATCTTATGCATCAATACTATAGCGGCAGCACAGACAGTTGAGGTAATCAACGTTAGTGGAACCATCACAGGGGCTGAGGATGGTAGCCCTTTAATTGGAGCCAACGTAGTGGAAAAAGGAACAAGCAATGGTGCTACCACAGATGTGCAAGGCAAATTTAAGCTCTCTGTGCCCGCCAATGCCACTCTTGTAGTCACGTATCTGGGTTACCAGGTGAAAGAAGTAAGCGTAAATAACCAGACCAGCATTAATGTGTCGTTGGTGGCAGATGAAAAGCAGTTAAAGGAAGTGGTGGTTATCGGTTACGGTACAGCAGATCGAGCTGATGTAACAGGTTCTATCCAGGAAGTGAGAATGCCTGATCTGGCAAAAGCACCTGTTAAATCTTTCGATGAGGCATTGGCGGGTCGTGTGGCTGGTGTTACCGTATCGAGTAACGACGGGCAGCCTGGTTCCAATAATAACATTGTTATCCGTGGGGTAGGGTCCATTACTGGTTCTACAGCTCCCTTGTATGTGATAGACGGATTTCCAATGGAAGATTCCTATGCCAATACATTGAATCCAAGTGATATCGAATCTATTACTATATTGAAAGATGCATCTGCAACCGCTATCTATGGGGCGAGAGGTGCTAATGGTGTGGTAATTATTACAACCAAGCGTGGTACCAAAGGAGCACCTGTGGTTACTTACAATGCTTACTATGGCTTTTCCGAAAACCCGAAGCCGCTTGCATTAATGAATGCGTATGACTTTGTGAAATATCAGAGTGAGCTGAATCCGGATTATACAGAAAGGGTTTATTTTAAAGATGGTAAAACGCTGGAAGATTACAGAAATGTAGAGAGTATCGACCTGCAGGACCAAATGTACCAGAGGTCACCTATACAGAACCACGAAATATCTGTAAGAGGCGGCACAGAAAATACTTCTTATTCAGTATCCGGTAACGTGATCGATCAGCAGGGTATTGCTATCAACTCGGGGTTCAAACGCTATCAGGGCAGAATTACACTGGACCAGAATCTTAACAAGAAAATTAAGGTTGGAGCCGACCTGACCTATAGCAGCGAGAAGACCTATGGTGCCGTTATGACGCAATCTTCTTCTAACTCTTTTACTTATGCTAATTTAAGTTTGCTGTATTCTGTATGGGGATTCCGGCCTGTAGCTGGTGTAGGAGAGCTGCTCGTAGATGAGCTTTTTGATCCTTCGATGCCTGAAACCGATTTCAGGGTAAACCCGATCTTATCCGCGCAAAATGAGCTGCGCGAAACAAAGGTGAATAACTTCAGGGCAAATAGTTACCTGGATTATGCTATTACTCCTAATCTTACCTTAAGAGTGGCTGGCGGTGTTACAAACATCGTGGTAGAAAGACAAGGCTTCTTTAATTCTCTTACCACTGCGGGCAATAGCAGAAGAGACCAAAAGCAAAATGGGTTTGTTTATTACAGGCCTGTCAGCAATTGGAATAATACGAATACCTTAACTTATAAAAAGACTTTTAATAAAGCACATAGCCTGAACCTGGTGGCAGGTACTGCTATTCAGAAGCAGTCGGATGGGGAGTATGGTTTCTCTGCGATTCAGGTACTGAACGAAGGTACTGGCGTAGACGGTTTAGATGAAGCTGCCTCAAATTTTGGTACCTCCGGAAGCTCCCGCTGGTCTTTAGCATCTTTATTAGGCCGAGCAAATTATAGCTATAAATCAAAGTATGTGTTTACTGCTTCCGCCAGGTATGACGGATCTTCTAAATTCGCGCCCGGAAATCGCTGGGGATTTTTTCCTTCAGCGGCCATTGCCTGGCGAATGTCTGAAGAAGGGTTTATTAAAAACCTGGGTTTTATATCAGATGCTAAACTACGCATAAGTTACGGTACTACAGGTAACAACCGCATCTCTGATTTTGCTTACCTGTCTACACTTTCTATTCCCAGGTTTGGTGGCTACTCGTTTAACAATGCAGAGCCAACCAGAGGTGCTCTCCTGGAAAATTTTGGTAATCCAAACTTGAAATGGGAAACAACTATTCAGTCTAATATTGGCTACGACCTGTCAATGTTTAACGATAGGGTGAGTATAGCTGCTGATGTTTACCGGAAAACAACAGATGATGTATTATTAAATGCAAACCTGCCTTACTCCACAGGTTTAACAACTATAAGCGATGTGGCAACTGCCTTTAAGAACATCGGTAAGATTCAGAACCAGGGCCTGGAGTTAACTTTAAATACGGTTAATATTCATAAGAATGATTTCGAGTGGACAACAAACTTTAACATCAGCTTTAATCAGAATAAAGTGCTGGAACTGAACGAGGGGCAAACAGCTTTGCTGCAAAACGTGAGCTTCGACACCGATTTCCGCAATACCAGCCCTTACATTGCACAGCTTGGGCAGCCCATCGGCCAGATCTATGGCCTGATCTGGGATGGCGTATATCAGTACGACGATTTTGATATGCTACTGGGCCAGTATGTGTTAAAAGACAATGTTCCTACAAATGGTCAGCCAAGAGCTAATATCCAGCCTGGCGACATCAAGTACAGAGATATAAACGGTGACCTGGTGGTAAATGAAATGGACTTTACTGTAATTGGCAGAGGTATTCCAATTCACACAGGTGGTTTTTCCAACAACTTTGCCTATAAAGGTTTCGACCTGAACGTGTTCTTTCAGTGGTCTTATGGCAACGACCTGATCAATGCTAACAGATTGTTCTTTGAAGGAAATGCGAAACGGGTGGTGGCGCTTAACCAATATGCAGCCTATGCAGATCGTTGGAGCCCGGAAAACCCAAGCAATACCCAATTCAGAACAGCTGGCAAAAAAGATACTTACTATACCAGCAGAGAAGTGGAAGACGGTTCTTTCCTGAGGCTGAAAACAGTTTCATTAGGCTATAACTTTAACCAGGCCCTGCTAAACCGAATAAAAATGAAGAGCCTTCGGGTATATGTTTCGGCACAAAACCTGCACACTTGGTCAAATTATTCGGGATCTAACCCAGATGTTTCTACCCGTCACTCTGCTCTGACACCTGGTTTCGACTTTGCTTCTTATCCGTTGGCGCGAACCATGACTTTTGGCTTAACTACCACCTTTTAA